A single genomic interval of Haloterrigena salifodinae harbors:
- a CDS encoding DUF6735 family protein — protein sequence MGHRALVAYRRPDRRYDLRYSHWGGEDITLADRISAETPLGDGDVDGDLLAEAIDRDRLLIEYLDPCCYEALYVVEPGGDYRVTAYRVCWLEWPDGRDGNRGAIVAVENDAADRRVRTWFRATKTALADVVEMGVLSWRAARTYLEARICEDEDGAVYTYGASNTDTVDYAPSSNEWFDEDGRDGRERTKRWNPDEDRERRDR from the coding sequence ATGGGGCATAGAGCGCTCGTCGCCTACCGGCGACCGGACCGGCGGTACGACCTCCGGTACAGCCACTGGGGCGGCGAGGACATCACCCTCGCCGACCGGATCAGCGCGGAGACGCCGCTGGGGGACGGCGATGTCGACGGCGACCTGCTCGCGGAAGCGATCGACCGCGACCGACTCCTGATCGAGTACCTCGACCCCTGCTGCTACGAGGCGCTGTATGTCGTCGAACCCGGCGGGGACTACCGCGTCACGGCCTACCGCGTCTGCTGGCTCGAGTGGCCCGACGGACGCGACGGGAATCGTGGCGCGATCGTCGCCGTCGAAAACGACGCCGCGGACCGCCGGGTCCGGACGTGGTTTCGCGCGACGAAGACGGCGCTCGCCGACGTCGTCGAGATGGGCGTCCTCTCGTGGCGCGCGGCCCGGACCTACCTCGAGGCCCGGATCTGCGAGGACGAGGACGGCGCGGTCTACACGTACGGCGCGTCGAATACCGACACCGTCGACTACGCGCCGTCGTCCAACGAGTGGTTCGACGAGGATGGGCGGGACGGACGAGAACGAACCAAGCGCTGGAATCCGGACGAGGATCGCGAGAGGAGAGACCGCTAG